A stretch of DNA from Carya illinoinensis cultivar Pawnee chromosome 12, C.illinoinensisPawnee_v1, whole genome shotgun sequence:
GTTGCTTTtgccttattttatttatttatgtattttaatgtgATCCTTGAACCCGTAATTTGGCCTCTTGTGGTTTGCAactttctttatatattttcccTGATTACAAATTAGTTTACTAATGGATCTATAGAGTAATATTCAGATATGGCTCTTACAAAACATATCAGGGCTTATCCAAGATGTCTTTGAGTCTCTTTCGATTTTGCCTTTTGCCTTTGGCGGCCTCTTTTTCTCAagaatcttatatatatgtatgtatgtatgtatttgaaATCAACTCTGAAGATGTTGTGGCTGCTACATAAATTAGTCTGTTgttcatatttttctaattaaatcGATCTTAATGGCAGGCGAAGTTATTTTTGAAGAGTATGTTTTGGAATACGGAAGTGATTGTCTTGAAATGCATCTTGGAGCAGTTGAACCTGGAGAACGTGTTTTGGTGGTTGATGATTTAATTGCTACTGGTGGCACACTCTGTGCAGCTATGAACTTACTAGGTaatcacatcatttttttaggTCATTAGGCAATCACATCATAAACTCTAAATACAGTTTTTGTTGGGGTTCTTATGATTTTAAATActtcacatgtgcataaatattttcatgctAATTTAGCATTGGTATAAATTTATGACTGATTCATATCTTGTAAGTTTTTTGAACATTTGGTACATTTTTTTGGGAGATCCATTTCATTTGATGGGACTGTCAGGAATAACAATGCTAAACTAGCATGACATTCATGATATTTAACATGTTAATGTAGCATACCCCCAtaggttggctcaagtggtaaatgCCTTGGTCTTGATTGTATGCTTCCTTCAGATCTAAGATTCAAATCTTCTTCggtacaaataatttctaagggCCATCAGACTGCGGGAACTTCCCCTTGAATTATCCAAACCCGAGATATACTTGCAGGAAACTCTTTGCCGATGGCTTATGCATCCCTGGGATTAGTTATGactttgttcttggacacctggtgccattaaaaaaatgttaatgtAGCATTTAGACACTGCAAACTTAATCGAGCCAAAAACATCAGCAAGCAGAACCATTGGAGATGAGACCAAATTACATTTCCTATCCTTATAAGATAATGGATTGTGAGTGAGATCATGGATTCAGTCCTGTATGGGTTTGTacattgtgttttattttattttttatttttaaaaaaagaaaaagaaaaaggaaaatatgttGGTACTTTCTTGTGAGGGTTATCATTAAAATTGGGATACCGtcctttttcttaaaaaaaatgttggcaCTTTGTTGGCTCAATAAATTTACTTGCTTGGTTGAACTTGGTGCGCTACTGATTTTCACATTCAAAGTCATATACTGAATGTGAAAATCTTTGTGATTTCGTTTTGTGGATGATGGTCAAATCTTTGTGCTGATTACTTTCAGTCAATATTGACATAATTGCTTTGCTCCTCAGAACGTGTTGGAGCAGTAGTAGTTGAATGCGCATGTCTAATAGAGTTACCGGAGTTAAAGGTGATCGTATTGCTTCAActctttcttattttgtttctttttcttttccattataAGCCATCTAATGATTACAGAATTTGCTAATGCTACTAGTCATGCCTGTAACCTAGTTCTTCttgaaatattaatatatatttgcatGATAATGTTAATTTGTGCTGGTTTAATTTTATTGGAAATTGAGTTTTCACACCGACATCTGTTATTATACGCATGGATGTAACTAAAACTTTCTGGACATTGCAGGGCCGTGGGCGTTTGAACGGTAAGCCATTGTATGTACTAGTGGAATACCAATGATCATGGCTGATGATGACAGTTTGCCCGCTTTTGCTCACCATGATGTCATTTACAGTAGGATATTATTTGGGTATTTCCCATCTGGAATCTGATTTTCAGATCCCCTCGCCCCCTTCCCttcccttctcttctcttctcttctcttcgtCCTTGGCCCCTTTTTTCGGCTCCATTGTTAATGGATTTTGATGTACCTCATTTATTGATACCCTAAATTCCACCTATTAGCATAGAACATTGAATTATGGAAAGGGGTTGATTTGAGAAATGCTTGTAGTAGAGCCACATTTTTTGGTTGAAAATGAATTCATACAGCCTCTCAAGGGTTTCTTTGGGGTTGGAATAGCTGTCATACCATCAGATTGTAGGTCGACCTATTTGACTTTGAAACGGACAGAAACTTCGGTGCACAAGTCGTTATCTCTTGAAATATTTGCAGCCTGATAACTTGCTTCTTCAATCTTCAGTCATTCTCGTTGTTGCGCATATATATCAGGCTTGCTTGCTGAAAGTTTGGGACTCTGCAACAATGCAGAGATCAAGTACACACCACATCAAGGCTACTACTCACACTTTAAAATCTCCTCATTAACTAAACTTGAATGGGCCTGCACATGCCTGAGATGTTCAGGTTATGAGACAAAAGTGAAGAGGAACAAAAGGGAGCCTACACAAAGCAAAGCTAACAATGCTGCTCGATTCTTGAGGTTGTTTTCAATATGAGAAGTGCTgtagtcacaaagaaattttacaaaattattttctaactcAACTGGAGTTCAGAACTTTAGGcttctgaattttgtatcaacctTAAACAAGCAACTGAGTTTTGTGGTGAAATCATCCAAAATTCAGAGCAGCTGTGTTTGAGAGTTGCCAAGAGCTTGAATGTccatataaagaaagaaaaactcccGATTAAAGCCGCTGCATCTGATTAATTTAAACGTAATCACATCCACAGACGAGCTGTATGAATTCAAAGATAATCTTAACTAGTTAAGCAACTCATTCCCCAATTCGAGAAGTACAAAAAACGAATAATCGCATTCGAATTTAGCCGTCCCAATGCGCAATTctcctctttcttttatttatatatttttataaagagttTGCACGGACACTGAGTCGCTGGTTTAAATGTTGAGCTgagtttaatttagttttttataaatagtaatgagttgagatgatagaATGAGTGCCTATAAAGTCtatttaagataagtttagatatgtttatatattaagataaatttagtactatttataagaagttgaaaaatattatagatttcGTATGTAAAGAAGTGTtgaattaaaaaagattgtaaGTTTCACATGCAATGAGgttttaaattaagatgaatttaataatttgagagttatgtatttaaatgttaaactcaatttaaaattaaactgaattgaATTGATCTTAAGATATTCCAACAATCAAACTGATCCTGAATGTCTATAAACAGGCATTATTAGGTacgtttgaatatattttttttaaaaaaaaaaaatcataaataacacCGCTGATTggtcaatttaaataaaaaaatagtttgcaaagttttaaagtacacaaatttcaagtatttaaaaaaaatagaaaaattcagAACTTATACAAAAAAATCTTACTTTTTAATTGTAGACTCTAATATTTTGGGCGgaaaacttttatataaaattcttaAATCACATATATTCTAAATAACACgtgatttgtgttttttgtcATTCTATCTAAacgtttaaatatgttttttttaaatatgaagacaCAAATAACAAATCACATGTTAGTTAAGCATAagtgaaatgaaaaaatttattgtaGTATCTCTCTTtcagctataaaaaaaaataccattgtTTTCAATATTTCCCCAGAGAATTGTTGCAATTAAATAttgattcaaataaaataaatatgagacgcaaaaataagaaaagacaaaaaatcgTAAAATGGTTAATTAGCATTTATCAACCCAATTTTTCGTAACTTACagaaaatatccaaaaaaaaaaggaaaagaaaacgaaaaattGTGTTGATAaatgcaaagaaagaaaaaaaaaaaattaaatacgacgaaaaaacaaatgaaaaatattccTAGTATTTTTACAATTTATAGATGATAAGAAAGCAAGGCAGCACCGCACGAGAATCCAACACTAGCAACTCCCCATTCTCGCCGCTCACCGAGTCGAATCCTACTCGCCCATCCATTACCAAGTCGTTCACCCGTTGTTGCTTCGACACCCGACCCGCAATTACCCGGCACACCAGCATTGCTCTCATCCCCCTCCCACTACCCGCCCTCTCGTGGGCCCCACCGCTACTCGAAAACGTGCAAATCGCTCTGCCCTTCCGCCCTGGAAAAACCCACTCGCCGCCCCTTGAGTCATAAACTCCACCGCCCGAGGTGGGCCCCAGGCAATGGAACCGCATCACCTCGTTCCCGTCCGCAACGCACCTCGCGTTCTCCTCCCACGTAGCGCCAACGGTCGGGCCGCCCGAACCGGCCCGGGACTTCACCGTCTCGCGATATTCTTCGAACCAGGTCACGGTTCTCGAACCGTTCTGGACCTTGAAAATCATCTCGATCCGACCCGTAAAGGCTTTGGGGCTCCAACTAGTGTGGAAGATAATCTCGACGACATTACGGGAAGGATGGCCCTCATGCAGCTCCATCAGTGCCGGAAGGTACGGGTCCGGAGCACGGACAGGCCGAGCAGCAGAGTCACTGAGCCTAGAATGGTTGGGCGGGGTAGAAACCGGCTCGGCCTTATATTTGGAACCGGGTTGCCGCTTAGGCGACGAGGATTTCGGCTTCTTCTTGGGCTTGTGCTTGGTGGAATCAATAACGTCCTTAATGCTCTGAACGCTCTTTCTGCAACTGGTGCCCAGCATGAGTTGCTTCGGGTTGGGGTGGTGAACGTCCTCGAAAGCTCTGGACTTGCAGTGCAACGACTTGACCCACCCGCTCGCCATGCAAAAACCAGGGTTCGGATTCTCCTCCCTCACTCTATTCGTGTTACCGTGGTTCTTCTGCCGCTCTCATCTTCTTCTGTTATGAATGTGCTGAGCTGTGTTGTTGGGTGCCAAGTAAGAATGGGATGGATTGCCATGGCGCGATATTAAATGGTGGGTTTGACGTGGTTAGAAAATGCAGATGTAAAATGACTGAGTTGCCCTTCTGATGGCCTCAGAACTACCCACGTGGACgctgtctctttctctctttctctcttcgaGAAGAGGAGATAATAGGAACAAATCTCATTTACTAGGgcaaacaaacaaaatttcatCGATGGGTTTTGTCTGGTGTGTCTCGTCAGCTTATCATGTATTAATGCCAAGTCCAGCAGTAGAATGAAAGTAATCGAGTTTATTACTAGAGAattaattcaattcattttttaaaaaaattttacaatatttataaactttataattataaatattattattttttattatatttaacctTATGCGATAatgctaatttttctttttgtttttcaaattttatttttacaaatttatttatttataaatttatttttataaaaaaattttggcaGTTCAAACATCTTTCTTAAAAATCAGGAGGTCTTATTTTTGCCTCCTTCAATGCCTCAAAAACAATCCCTACACTGGTATTTCGTCGTCACAAGATAGAAgaggagaaggaaagaaagagaaagagaaagagaaagagagatgatGTATACATAATACTCACACATGACTACTACTTTGATTTGATTTGCATTTAACTTGTTTATATATTCAGATGGAGGAGTAGCTAATCTGGTGAGgtaattttctaataaaaagtTTGATGTGCCTTTGCCATCTTACTTTGAATGCTTCATTACTTTGTTGCTTCTTAAAATCAAAGcaacaataataattaattattatttcactCGTAGGTTGGTGAGCTTTGAGTTTTCAATGAAACAGGAAAAGCCTCCTCGAACGAGTtttcaataattaaatttttttttttaatggtaagCTAGCTATTAGGAAATGATTATGGGGGTGGAATGATCTTGTAtaggagtttgaaatgaaatagaAGGAACAGTTGGCAATTGAAGAATGGGAAGAGAATAGAAGATGGCATGCAGAGAATGCGTCTAAAAAAGCACTGAAATTTAAACAAGTAAAACGACAGATTTTCTTCCACTTCTTCTATATAATATGAACACTTTAATCCCTATTATGGGTTACAAGACAGCAATCCAGGGTGCCATTGGGATAGCGGCTTGTAGGTGGATTAGAAGGAGACAATTACATTGAGG
This window harbors:
- the LOC122289109 gene encoding uncharacterized protein LOC122289109, producing the protein MASGWVKSLHCKSRAFEDVHHPNPKQLMLGTSCRKSVQSIKDVIDSTKHKPKKKPKSSSPKRQPGSKYKAEPVSTPPNHSRLSDSAARPVRAPDPYLPALMELHEGHPSRNVVEIIFHTSWSPKAFTGRIEMIFKVQNGSRTVTWFEEYRETVKSRAGSGGPTVGATWEENARCVADGNEVMRFHCLGPTSGGGVYDSRGGEWVFPGRKGRAICTFSSSGGAHERAGSGRGMRAMLVCRVIAGRVSKQQRVNDLVMDGRVGFDSVSGENGELLVLDSRAVLPCFLIIYKL